Genomic DNA from Erythrobacter aureus:
GAGCTCGAAGGGCGCATGGTGGCCGAAAGCCTCTACCTGCTCCTGACCTGGATCGAAGACCCGGCGACCGCGCGCATCGACCACGGAACCGCCATCGTGCACCACAACGATTCGCTGCATATTCCCCCGCGCTGGTATCTCGGGCTGGTGGATGCGGCGCTCGACGTCCTGCTTCGTACCGTTCCAGAAGATTCCCCCGACGAACGCGCCCTGTGGATCGCGATCCGCGAGGAGTTCGCGGCCTTCGTCGAGAGCCTGCGCAGCGAGTTCGTCCATGGCGACGGGGGCGATCCCCTGCCCGGATTCGAGCCGCCACCGGCAGCCCACTGACTTGCGAGTCGCTCGCAAAGATCGCGGTAGCGATTTGAAACCGTTTCGATTAGGGCGAGGCTCACAGTCAGCCGCGGACGGGCGGTGCAGCGACGGGCGAATACGCCAGTGAATTACGACCAGATCTTCGACGAAGCGATTTCCCGACTGCATGAGGAAGGCCGCTACCGGGTCTTCATCGACATCCTGCGGAACAAGGGCGCCTTTCCCAATGCGCGCTGCTTTGCCGGCCACAATGGCCCGAAGCCGGTCACCGTGTGGTGCTCGAACGACTATCTCGCCATGGGCCAGCACCCCAAGGTCATCGCCGCGATGGAAGAAGCATTGCACGATGTCGGCGCGGGTAGTGGCGGCACCCGCAATATCGGCGGCAACACGCATTATCACGTGCAGCTCGAGGGCGAACTCGCCGATCTCCACGGCAAGGACGCCGCGCTGCTGTTCACCAGCGGCTATGTCTCGAACGACGCGACACTATCGACCATCGCCAAACTGCTGCCCGGCTGCGTGATCTTTTCCGACGAACTGAACCACGCCAGCATGATCGCGGGTATCCGCAATTCGGGCTGCGAGAAGCGCGTCTTCCGGCACAACGATCTCCACCACCTCGAGGAACTGCTGGCTGCCGAGGACGAGGCGACGCCGAAACTGATCGCCTTCGAAAGCGTCTATTCGATGGATGGCGACGTCGCCCGGATCCACGATATCTGCGACCTGGCCGAGAAGTACAACGCACTGACCTATATCGACGAGGTCCATGCCGTGGGCATGTACGGCCCACGCGGCGGCGGCATTTCCGAACGCGACGAAGCCGCGCATCGGATCGACATCATCGAAGGGACGCTGGGCAAGGCGTTCGGCGTGATGGGCGGGTATATCGCGGCGGACAAGAAGATCGTCGACTGCATTCGCAGCTATGCGCCCGGCTTCATCTTCACCACGTCGCTCAGCCCCGCCCTCGTCGCGGGCGTGCTGGCATCGGTGCGGCACCTCAAGGCATCCTCGGTCGAGCGTGAAGGCCAGCAGGCCGCCGCCGAATTGCTCAAGCAGAAGATGCGCGATGCGGGCCTGCCCGTGATGGACAGCGTAACCCACATCGTCCCGCTAATGGTCGGCGACCCGGTGCGCGCCAAGAAGATCAGCGACATCCTGCTCGCCGAATACGGCGTCTACGTCCAGCCGATCAACTTCCCGACCGTGCCTCGCGGGACCGAACGCCTGCGCTTTACGCCCGGCCCGGCCCATACCCCCGCGATGATGGACGAGCTTGTCGGCGCGCTGGTCGAGATCTGGGATCGGATGGATCTGGAGCTGGCGAAAGCGGCGTGATGCGGCGGTGGATCGGCCTGTCGATCGCGGCCGTTGCTCTTCTGCATCTGGCAGCCACTTTTGCTATTTACCCCGTCGGCATCGCCGTCGCGGCATCCTATACGCTTTCGGGCAGCATTCCTCCCGCCTCGATCGAATCCGAGGCGTTCTGGTTCGCGATGTTCGCCCCCTTCCTTTTTCTCTTCGGGGTCATGGTCGACCGGGCGGAGCGCGGCGGCACATCGCTCGGATGGCTGGTTGTCCTCGTCTTTTCGCTGTCATTGGTCGCACTGATAGCGCCGATGCCCGCAACCGGAGCCTGGCTCCTCGTCCCGGCGGGCGTCGGAATGTGGGTCCGCGAATTGCGCTTGGCACGAGTCTGACAGAACCGGCAACTCTACGATAGCGCCAGCATCCCTGCCGCTTGCGTATATTGTGCGACGGTGAGCCCACGGTTAGATCGCAAGGATGAATGGGGAACCTGTCTCACGCCGCGCCTTGCGCGATGTCTTTCCCGTATGCGTCTTTGCAGGGCTGGTGCTGCTGCCATTTCTGGTTTTGGCAATTTTTGCTCGGGACGCCAGGGTTGAAGCAACCGGCCTCGATGAAGTTGCGATGACAATCACCCCCGACATCGCGATCGCCGATCTCCCCGGCGCTGCGGATGACACTGTCATTCTGTCCGAACTCGAATCGAACGTTGCGCGCGCGCGCAATGCGGCGATCGACTTCGCAGCGGCAGGTCCTGGCACGGCAAGCCCCTTTGGCTTTCGCGGCAGCGAGGCCGATCGCGTCCGCGCGCGCGATTGCCTGGCGCTCGCGGGCATGGCCGAGGCTGGTGGCGGCGATGCGGACCAGCGGGCAGTGATGCAGGTGATCCTCAACCGCGTGCGCCATCCGGCTTTTGCCGGAACCGTATGCGGCGTGGTGTTCGAAGGCTCGCAGCGCCCCACCGGATGCCAGTTCAGCTTCACCTGCGACGGTTCGCTGGCCCGCCGCTATTCCGACGCCGCCTGGCGCACGGCCCGCGAGCGGGCCGAGGAAATGCTTGGTGGGGCAACCCATGCGCCGGTGGGCAATGCCACGCATTTCCACGCCGATTACGTCTATCCCTGGTGGAGCGACCGGCTCGACAAGGTGGCACAGGTGGGTCCGCACATCTTCTTCCGCTGGCGCGGTTACTGGGGCAGCCGCACGGCGCTTTCGGCCTCCTATCGCGGAGCCGAGCCCGATCCCCTGGCCCTGCGCCAGACGGCTCTGGCCGTCGCCGAGGCCAATCCGCTGCCGACCCTGCTCCAGAGCGGCGAGGCAGTGCGCAGCATCACCAGTCAAATCCCGGCGCAGGCGACCGAAGGCGGCCAGGGCGCGCCACCCTCGCCGGGCGCGGGCGTGCATTTCGTTCTCGTTGCAAGGGGCGAATCGCCGCAGACTCTGGTCGAACGTGCGCGGGGCCTGTGCTCGGGCGAAGGCTATTGCCGCGTACAGGGATGGAGCGAGGCCGACGCCATTCCGCGCGGCCTGCCGCTGACCGACGAGGCACGCCGCGCCATGCGCTTCAGCTTCGTTGCCGCGGGTGCGGGCGGGCAGGAAGCGATCTTTCTCGACTGCCGCACCTTCCCGGCCCCCGGCATAGGCACCTGCCTGCCCGCAAGGCCGTAGGGGATTTTGCGCGACCGAGTCGGCGCGCTAAGCCTCCCGCCATCGACAAGGGAGAGGTTGGAATGAGCGGCAATCAGGACATGACCTATGAAGAGGTGGTGATGGATCGCCGCTCGATCAGGGGCTATCTCGATAAGCCGGTGCCGCGCGAGCTAATCGAGGAAATCCTGACGCTCGCCATGCGCTCGCCCACCTCTATGAACACGCAGCCGTGGCACTTCCACGTCATCACCGGCGAGCCGCTGAATCGCATTCGCAAGGGCAATACCGAGAACATCCTCGCCGGCGTTCCCGACAGCCGCGAGTTCCGCCGCGGCGAACCCTTCGTCGGCGTCCACCGCGAACGGCAGGTTGGCGTCGCGAAGCAATTGTTCGGCGCCATGGGCATCGCCCGCGACGACAAGGACAAGCGGCAGGACTGGGTGCTGCGCGGTTTCCGCCAGTTCGATGCACCGGTCTGCGTGATCGTGACCTATGACAAGGAATTATCGGGCAGCGATGATACCGCTTTCGATTGCGGCGCCGTCACCACCGCGCTGGTCAACGCCGCCTGGTCGCGCGGATTGGGCTGCGTCATCAACAGTCAGGGAATCATGCAGAGCCCGGTGGTGCGCAAACATGCCGACATTCCGGACGACCAGGTGATCATGAAGGCGGTCGCCATGGGCTGGCCCGACGAGAGCTTCCCCGCCAATGCCGTCGTCAGCGAGCGCAAAGGCGTGGACGAGGCGGCGCGTTTCGTCGGGTTCGACTAGCCCGGCAGCCTTTTTCAACCCAATACCCGGTTTCCATTTAACCGACACTCCCTTATCGCTGCATGATGCCGCATGCCTTGGTTCGATCTCATGCCCCCGTGGAGAGAGAAGATTTGTGCGACTAGGAATCGCCGCCTTGTTCATGATCTTGCTTGTGGCCATCGCGGGCGTGACGGTAGTGCCCGCCAGCAATGCGCAACAGCCGATACAGGCACAGACACCCGCACAAGTCCGCAGCACTAGCATCGCCGATCTCGAAAAGTTCACCGATGGTTTCGTGACAGCCAAGATCGAGGATCTCGATCCTCCGGGGATGAGTGTCGCGGTCGTCACTCCCGACGGTGTCATCGCCAAAGGCTATGGCGTGGCCGACATGGATAGCGGTCGCATGAACGATGCGGATACGCTGTTCCGCATCGGATCGATATCCAAGCTGTTCGTCTGGCTCTCGGCACATATGTTGGCCGAGGAGGGCAAGCTCGACCTCGATGCCGACATCAATACCTATCTCGACGGTTTCGACATTCCAAACAGCTATGACGAGCCCATCACGATGCGGGATTTGATGGCTCACCGTGCTGGATTTGAGGACAGCCTGCGCGATTTTCTGGATTCGGAACGGGACATTTCGCTTCGTGACGCTGCGAAGCGGTCGATGCCGCGCTTGGTTGCCCCGCCGGGAGAGCGGGCGAGCTATTCCAACTACGGCACCAATCTCGCCGCCTATGTGGTGGAACGAGCGGCGGGCATGGATTATTTCGAATTCGTCCACATGCGTATCCTGCAACCGGCCGGCATGAACGCGACGACGCTGCACGATCCGGGGCAGGGAAAGAACCCGACTGTGCTCGACGATCGTATGGCACGTCCACACATCCCGGAGAACGGTACGGCGACGGTCTCGAATTATTTGCCGGTGCGCCCGCAAGAACCGGTAGGCGCAGTCGCGATAAACGCGAAGGACGCGGCCACCTTCATGCAATTGATGCTGCGCGGCACACAGCTTGAAAACGGCGATCGCCTGCTTTCGGAACAAGGATGGGCACGTGTGCAGACCAATGCCTTTGCCGATGCGGCCGGAGGCGACGACATGGGCTGGGGTTTCATGCTCAATGAAATCGATGGCGAGAACACGATCGGCCACGGTGGAGCGACCAAGTTTCTGAGCTGGATGTTCGTCCTGCCCGATCGCGGGATCGGGGTTTTCGCCTCTTCGAACATGACCTCTATGGAGAGCCTCCCTGTCGATGTGGCGGTGGCCATCGTGCGCCGTATCACCGGCAGCGATCCGGTCACACGCTATCTCGAACATGCGGGAGATGTCGAAGCCGCCGAGGAAGTCGCCGGTCTCTACTGGACCAACAGGCGGACATTCGGCGGACCGCTCGCCCTTGCGGGGCTGGGGTCGGAAATGACGCTGACCGCCGACAACGGCTTTCTGGTCACCTCCGGTCCTATGCCGACTCGCTACGCGCCCATCGGCAATGATATCTGGATAGCGCTGGATGGATCGCGTCTGCGTGTCGCGAGGGACGAGGTCGGCGAGATCGTCCGTATCCACGGATCCCGCGGCTCGGAAACCTACGAACGGGTCGGGTTCTTTCAGTCCAGTCGCCCGTTCCTATTTGCCACCGGCTTATGCATGGTCCTCTCGATCACCACCCTGCTGGGCATGTGGTATCGCTGGCGACGCCCCAACAAGGTGACAGAGCGAGGGCCCAAGGCGATGTGGATCGCGCTGGTTTCGGCGCTGCTGTGGCTTGCCTTCGCGGCAAGCCTTATCGCCCTCATCCTAGACGTCAGCAATATCGACCTGGGTGCCGACGACCTGCGATTCCCACCCCTACCCATGAAGATCATGCTCGCCTTGATCGTAGCGCTGACAATCCAGTGCATCGTCCATATCGCTGGGGTCTGGCTCGCCTGGACGGGCAGCGGGTGGACGCTGTGGCGGCGTGTCCATTTTACCATCTTCGCCGCCTCCTTTGTCTTCGCGATCACCCAGTTCGCGCGCTTCGACTTGATCGGCACCCGCGTGTTTTGATGGGAGGTGTGGACCGGATAACCGTATTCTTGCCCATCACGGCTCGGCGCAGACTCGCCATGTCGACCGCTTCCCTGCAAACGCGGTCGCCATCGGAGCAGCTCGTCTCATGATTTATCGCTGATTGGCGCAGCGGGCTTGGCCTACCGCATTATGTTCCAAGCCCGGCCACTGTCTTCGCACAGCGGTCAACCCAGTCGCGGATTTCGGCCTGTTCGGGCAGCATGTCGGAAAACCACTGGAACGGCGAACTGCACAGCATGTCCGCCGCGCTGAACCGCTCGCCCAGCAGCCACGGCCCCTTGCGCAGCGGTGCGGCCAGTTGCTCCAGCATCGTCGCTTCGCTGCCCAGCCCGTCCTCGACCACCGGATGCGTCACCCCGGCCCATTTCAGGATCAGCAGCGGCTCCATCACGCCCTGATAATAGGACAGCCAGGACAGATAGGCCCCGCGCCCCGCCTCGCCCGGCAATGACCCCAGTTTCGCCTGCGGATAGGCATCAGTCAGATACAGCATGATTGCCCCGCGCTCGCGCACATGCTCGTCGCCATCGACCAGATAGGGCACTTTCTTTTCGGGATGCGGATTGGCCGGATCGGACATGCCCGACCCGTCCTGCCGGGGGATGGTGACTTCTTTCACATCCACATCGGCGCCCAGCATATGGATCAGTGTCACCACCGTATCGGAGCGCGATTCGGGTGCGTGATAGAGGGTCGGCATAAGGTTCTCCTTTCGATTGCGATGCGCGCAGGATATGCCTGCCCTGCTGACAGAAAGAGGCAGTAGCGATGGCGCGACAGGACCGGCTCATGCGATTGCTCGCCGCGCTGCGGCGGCTGTCCTCCCCGTCACTGCGGAGCGGCTGGCGGCGGAGACCGAGATCTCCCAGCGCCAGCTCTATCGCGATATCGCCACCTTGCGCGCGGGCGGCGCGCTGATCGACGGTGCGGCTGGCTATGGCTATACGCTTACCGAAGACCCGGCCCTGCCCCCGCAGAGCTTCTCGCGGCTGGAAACCGAGGCGCTGATGCTGGCGGTGGGCAGTCTCGACGAATTGGGCGACGAGCGCCTTGCCCGTGCAGGCCGCGACGCGCTGGCCCGCATTATCGCCACCCTGCCCGACCGGCAGGCACGCCAGGCCATGCACGCGATCATGCGATCATGGCGTCCGGCAAAGGAGCGCCCGGATATCGCCGTCGATCTGGATTTGCTGCGCCAGGCCTGCTGGGACGAGGTGAGCGTGCGGATCGCCTATCGCGACCGGCAGGACCGCCGCAGCACGCGCGAAATCTTCCCCCTCGGCCTGTCCTACAGCCCGACCACGCTGATGCTGGTTGCCTGGTGCCTGCTCCGCGAAGACTACCGCACATTCGAAGTTGCGCGAATCGATAGCCTCGATGCGGGAGAAACCAGCTTCCGCCCGCGCCGGGTGGAATTGCTGCGCCGCTACAAGGCCCTGCGCATGGCGGAGTGGCGCGAGCGCGATGCGGCGGAGAGGCGCAAAAGCCCGCCCGCAGCCGACGGACCGACCTCCTGACGGATGGGTAAACATTCGTTCCCCCGGACCGCTGCAATAATTTTCATCGCCGCTGTCGAAATGGTAGGTGCCCATTCGTCTTGAAGGCGAGGCCGCTCCCGGTCTCGGCTCGCAGGAGACCTACGATGAAATACGCCCTTCTCATCCATGAAGATCACGCCAACTACAAAGACGAGGATGGCTGGAACGAGATCATCCGGCGCCACGAGGCCTTCGGTGAAGCGCATGCTTCCGCCATCGTTGGCGGCGAAGGGTTGAACGGCCCCGAAACCGCGACGACGCTGCATCGCAAGGGCGAAGAGACGATGGTCCATGACGGCCCCTTTGCCGAGGCGCGCGAGCAGCTGGGCGGGTTCTACCTTGTCGAGGTCGCATCGCTCGATGAAGCGATGGCCATCGCCAAGGACATTCCGTTCGCGGGCGACGGATCGGTCGAAATCCGGCCCTGTATCGACGAGGGTTAAGACAGGTTTGGCGAACAGCGTCGATCTGGCCGAGACTGTCAGAGCAAAGCGGCTGCGCATCGTCGCTGCGCTTTCCGCCCGCTTCGGCGATGTCGAACTGGCCGAAGACGCTTTTGCGGAAGCATGCGTGCGCGCCGCCGCCACTCGCTCGCCGCCGCAGGATTGGGCGGCGTGGCTCTATGCCGTGGCGCAAAGAATTGCGGTCGACAGCCTGCGCCATTCGCGTGTCGTGCGCGCACATGCCGAGCCGGCGGCATCGTTTGACGAGGAGGTGAGCGTGAGCGAACGCAGCATGATTCCGGATCGCCGCCTCGCGCTGTTCTTCGCCTGCTGTCATCCGGCGATCGACATCGCCTCGCGCGTTGCCCTCGCCCTGTCGACCATCTGCGGTTTCAGCGCGAAACAGATCTCGCGTGCCTGCCTGCTCAGCCCCGCGGCGGTTTCCCAAAGGCTGGTACGCGCCAAGAAGAAACTCGCCGGCAGCGGGATCATGTTCGAAATTCCCGACAGCCGCTTTTTTGCCGAACGGCTGGAAGCCGTGCTGTGCACGATCGAGATCGCCTATTCGCAAGCGCACGCATCGAGCGATCCGGATGGCGAGCAGGCACTGCTTGCCCGCCAGACGCTCGAACTGGTCGATATTCTGGCCACACTCATGCCGGGCAACGCGCAGGTGAACGCGCTGGCCGCCGCCTTGTGGTTTTCGGAAGCGCGACGACCGGCTCGGCGCGATGCCATGGGCAAGATGATCCCCCTCGAGGACCAGGACCCGCAGCTATGGGACCGGTCCATGCTCGCACGTGCCAGAGACTATTACGGGCAGGTCGATACAGCACAGGACGCGTCGCTGCGGACGCTCCAGGCCGATATACAGGCTCTATGGTGCTCGCGGCGCCGACAGTCCGACCCAGCCCCGTGGAACCGCGTCCTCGCGCGATACGACCGCATGATCGCGATCAGGGACAGCGCCTTCATTCGGCTCAACCGAGTTGTCGCGATCCATAAGCTCCAAGGTGCCGCAGCGGCGCTGCGAGAGTTCGAGGAGCTGCCTTGCGCCGCGCTGGAAGGATCGCCCGCCTATCACGCCGTCGGGGCCGAACTGCTTTCGCATACCCAGAGCGTGCGGGAAGCGATCCAGGCCTATGACACGGCGATCGGCTTGCAGGAAGGCTCCGCCGAGCGCGCATGGCTTATCGCGCAGCGCGACGCACTCACCCTTCGCTAAACTGGGTATCTAGCGCAGGCTCACCACATTGTCCGCTGCCGGACGTGTGCGGCTGCCGTCGTATAGGCTCGCCATCGGCTCGTCGGTGACGACGATCCGCTCGGCCGCGCCGAAACCGTTGAAATCGGTCTTCATCGCCGCGCCATAAGCGCCGAGCATACCGATCTCGATATAATCGCCAGCCTGAATGTCCTCGGGCAGGACGAAGGGGCCTTGCATGTAATCGGCATCGTCGCAGGTCGGGCCGTAGAAGGCGAAATCCATCTCCGGCTTGATGAGGTCGTCTTCCAGCGCGCGGACAGGGAATTTCCAGTCGACATGCGCGGCATCGAACAGCGCGCCATAGGCGCCATCATTGATGTAGAGTTCCTCGCCGCGGCGCTTCTCGACCTTGACGATCAGCGACGAATATTCGGCGCACAGCGCACGGCCCGGCTCGCACCACAGCTCGGCATTGTAGGCGACCGGCAGATTGTAGAAGTTCTGATGGATGATCTGGAAATAGTCCTCCAACGGCGGAGGCTCCATCCCCGGATAGACCGACGGGAAGCCGCCGCCCACATCGATCATGTCGATCACCACCGAAGCCTCGCCGATGGCGATGCGCACGCGTTCCAGCGCCTGGACATAGGCAAACGGCGTCATCGCCTGACTGCCCACGTGGAAGCAGACGCCGAGCCAGTCGGCATGCTGGCGCGCTTGCTGCAGCAGTTCGGGCGCTTCGGTCAGGTCGCAGCCGAATTTGGACGCGAGGCTGAGTTCGGAATATTCGCTCGAAACGCGCAGACGTACGCATAGCCGCAGGTCCTGCGCCGGTTCGCCATCTTCGCTGCGACAAGCCTCGACGATCTTCTCCAGTTCCTCGGCCGAATCGAGGCTGAAGGTCTTCACGCCATGCGTGTGATAGGCTTCGCGGATGGCGCTGGGCGCCTTGACCGGGTGCATGAAGCACAGGATCGCATCAGGCAGCGTCGCGCGCACCAGGCGCACTTCGGCGATCGACGCCACGTCGTAATGCGTGACGCCGTTGTCCCACAGTATCTGCAGCAGGTCGGGCGAGGGATTCGCCTTCACCGCATAGAGCGACTTGCCCGGGAATTTCTCGACGAAGAAACGCGCCGCGCGCGCAGCGGCGTGCGGGCGGTTGAGAATGATCGGTTCGTCCGGCGAAAGGGCGCGGACCACGGCCTTGGCGTCAGGGAAATGCGGCAACTCAAGGGACCCCCTAAACAGTCCTTGCGGACCATGAAACGACAAGCTGCCTTGCGGTTAGGAAGTCCCCTTGGGGCAGCGGGAGCGGCGCATATAAATTCTGGGTCATGAAACGCAAGTGAATATGCGCCGAAAATGCACAAGCCCCGCGTGGGGCGCGGCGGGCATCACATGCGGCGGATCGCGCCCTCAGCTCAGCCGGTCGCGGAAGGTTTCGTAACCGAACTCCTTCACCAGCTCGAGCTGGTCGGTCTCGCTGTCCCAGAGGTAGATCGAGGGCAGCTGGACGCCGTTGAACGTGTTCGTCTTGACCATCGAATAATGCGCCTGATCGAGAAAAGCGAAGCGCTTGCCCACCTCCGCCCCGCCGTGGACGCGATAATCGCCGATCACATCGCCTGCGAGGCAGGAAGGGCCGCCAATGCGTATCTCGGGCACATCGCGCTCTCTGCTCTCACCCAGCAT
This window encodes:
- a CDS encoding YciI family protein, producing the protein MKYALLIHEDHANYKDEDGWNEIIRRHEAFGEAHASAIVGGEGLNGPETATTLHRKGEETMVHDGPFAEAREQLGGFYLVEVASLDEAMAIAKDIPFAGDGSVEIRPCIDEG
- a CDS encoding RNA polymerase sigma factor, which gives rise to MANSVDLAETVRAKRLRIVAALSARFGDVELAEDAFAEACVRAAATRSPPQDWAAWLYAVAQRIAVDSLRHSRVVRAHAEPAASFDEEVSVSERSMIPDRRLALFFACCHPAIDIASRVALALSTICGFSAKQISRACLLSPAAVSQRLVRAKKKLAGSGIMFEIPDSRFFAERLEAVLCTIEIAYSQAHASSDPDGEQALLARQTLELVDILATLMPGNAQVNALAAALWFSEARRPARRDAMGKMIPLEDQDPQLWDRSMLARARDYYGQVDTAQDASLRTLQADIQALWCSRRRQSDPAPWNRVLARYDRMIAIRDSAFIRLNRVVAIHKLQGAAAALREFEELPCAALEGSPAYHAVGAELLSHTQSVREAIQAYDTAIGLQEGSAERAWLIAQRDALTLR
- the hemA gene encoding 5-aminolevulinate synthase, whose product is MNYDQIFDEAISRLHEEGRYRVFIDILRNKGAFPNARCFAGHNGPKPVTVWCSNDYLAMGQHPKVIAAMEEALHDVGAGSGGTRNIGGNTHYHVQLEGELADLHGKDAALLFTSGYVSNDATLSTIAKLLPGCVIFSDELNHASMIAGIRNSGCEKRVFRHNDLHHLEELLAAEDEATPKLIAFESVYSMDGDVARIHDICDLAEKYNALTYIDEVHAVGMYGPRGGGISERDEAAHRIDIIEGTLGKAFGVMGGYIAADKKIVDCIRSYAPGFIFTTSLSPALVAGVLASVRHLKASSVEREGQQAAAELLKQKMRDAGLPVMDSVTHIVPLMVGDPVRAKKISDILLAEYGVYVQPINFPTVPRGTERLRFTPGPAHTPAMMDELVGALVEIWDRMDLELAKAA
- a CDS encoding serine hydrolase domain-containing protein translates to MILLVAIAGVTVVPASNAQQPIQAQTPAQVRSTSIADLEKFTDGFVTAKIEDLDPPGMSVAVVTPDGVIAKGYGVADMDSGRMNDADTLFRIGSISKLFVWLSAHMLAEEGKLDLDADINTYLDGFDIPNSYDEPITMRDLMAHRAGFEDSLRDFLDSERDISLRDAAKRSMPRLVAPPGERASYSNYGTNLAAYVVERAAGMDYFEFVHMRILQPAGMNATTLHDPGQGKNPTVLDDRMARPHIPENGTATVSNYLPVRPQEPVGAVAINAKDAATFMQLMLRGTQLENGDRLLSEQGWARVQTNAFADAAGGDDMGWGFMLNEIDGENTIGHGGATKFLSWMFVLPDRGIGVFASSNMTSMESLPVDVAVAIVRRITGSDPVTRYLEHAGDVEAAEEVAGLYWTNRRTFGGPLALAGLGSEMTLTADNGFLVTSGPMPTRYAPIGNDIWIALDGSRLRVARDEVGEIVRIHGSRGSETYERVGFFQSSRPFLFATGLCMVLSITTLLGMWYRWRRPNKVTERGPKAMWIALVSALLWLAFAASLIALILDVSNIDLGADDLRFPPLPMKIMLALIVALTIQCIVHIAGVWLAWTGSGWTLWRRVHFTIFAASFVFAITQFARFDLIGTRVF
- a CDS encoding DUF6463 family protein — protein: MRRWIGLSIAAVALLHLAATFAIYPVGIAVAASYTLSGSIPPASIESEAFWFAMFAPFLFLFGVMVDRAERGGTSLGWLVVLVFSLSLVALIAPMPATGAWLLVPAGVGMWVRELRLARV
- a CDS encoding cell wall hydrolase, whose protein sequence is MTITPDIAIADLPGAADDTVILSELESNVARARNAAIDFAAAGPGTASPFGFRGSEADRVRARDCLALAGMAEAGGGDADQRAVMQVILNRVRHPAFAGTVCGVVFEGSQRPTGCQFSFTCDGSLARRYSDAAWRTARERAEEMLGGATHAPVGNATHFHADYVYPWWSDRLDKVAQVGPHIFFRWRGYWGSRTALSASYRGAEPDPLALRQTALAVAEANPLPTLLQSGEAVRSITSQIPAQATEGGQGAPPSPGAGVHFVLVARGESPQTLVERARGLCSGEGYCRVQGWSEADAIPRGLPLTDEARRAMRFSFVAAGAGGQEAIFLDCRTFPAPGIGTCLPARP
- a CDS encoding glutathione S-transferase family protein; protein product: MPTLYHAPESRSDTVVTLIHMLGADVDVKEVTIPRQDGSGMSDPANPHPEKKVPYLVDGDEHVRERGAIMLYLTDAYPQAKLGSLPGEAGRGAYLSWLSYYQGVMEPLLILKWAGVTHPVVEDGLGSEATMLEQLAAPLRKGPWLLGERFSAADMLCSSPFQWFSDMLPEQAEIRDWVDRCAKTVAGLGT
- a CDS encoding type III PLP-dependent enzyme; the protein is MPHFPDAKAVVRALSPDEPIILNRPHAAARAARFFVEKFPGKSLYAVKANPSPDLLQILWDNGVTHYDVASIAEVRLVRATLPDAILCFMHPVKAPSAIREAYHTHGVKTFSLDSAEELEKIVEACRSEDGEPAQDLRLCVRLRVSSEYSELSLASKFGCDLTEAPELLQQARQHADWLGVCFHVGSQAMTPFAYVQALERVRIAIGEASVVIDMIDVGGGFPSVYPGMEPPPLEDYFQIIHQNFYNLPVAYNAELWCEPGRALCAEYSSLIVKVEKRRGEELYINDGAYGALFDAAHVDWKFPVRALEDDLIKPEMDFAFYGPTCDDADYMQGPFVLPEDIQAGDYIEIGMLGAYGAAMKTDFNGFGAAERIVVTDEPMASLYDGSRTRPAADNVVSLR
- a CDS encoding nitroreductase: MSGNQDMTYEEVVMDRRSIRGYLDKPVPRELIEEILTLAMRSPTSMNTQPWHFHVITGEPLNRIRKGNTENILAGVPDSREFRRGEPFVGVHRERQVGVAKQLFGAMGIARDDKDKRQDWVLRGFRQFDAPVCVIVTYDKELSGSDDTAFDCGAVTTALVNAAWSRGLGCVINSQGIMQSPVVRKHADIPDDQVIMKAVAMGWPDESFPANAVVSERKGVDEAARFVGFD
- a CDS encoding helix-turn-helix transcriptional regulator — encoded protein: MPALLTERGSSDGATGPAHAIARRAAAAVLPVTAERLAAETEISQRQLYRDIATLRAGGALIDGAAGYGYTLTEDPALPPQSFSRLETEALMLAVGSLDELGDERLARAGRDALARIIATLPDRQARQAMHAIMRSWRPAKERPDIAVDLDLLRQACWDEVSVRIAYRDRQDRRSTREIFPLGLSYSPTTLMLVAWCLLREDYRTFEVARIDSLDAGETSFRPRRVELLRRYKALRMAEWRERDAAERRKSPPAADGPTS